TGACCCTTTTCCACTACGCATCCTACAACGCAACAGCTTCGTTGCTTCTTCGGCATTGTACAGCTGTACGTAGGGTCATCGTCAtgccctattaaaaaaatgtattttataatataataatttataaacattcaataatttaaaaacatataataattcataaacatataataattcATCAAACTACATAtaacgcatcactacgaaacgactacacgaaatgacgtaaaaattttccgattggttgttttgatttaattcaacgaggcatagcaacggatgccgtgtattgtaatattatggttattaataaaaaattattttctatgaaattatatacatatcctaaatccctcaaaactactcgcTCGGTAATTTTATCACACTTGGTAATtcccatttatatttatttatatatacatatatatatttatatatgcacatacatacatatatcaaatgAATTAGcataatatatgcacataaatatgtatatgtaacatcatttacattcaaaaattaatttaaatttcttaacttaCTCCACTTTCCTCCCTCAAAACTCTAATGTTACCAGTTAGCAAGCCTCACCCTCAATAAAACCTATCCACCCtaatattgtgtgaaatgtatgcaatacatatgcaggtatgtgtgtttgctattcttgtaggttcgcttcagcgaaatataaaaacacacatacctacttatgtattgcgcaaaaatttacctaaacgaagggtggggatggcaccctttcttaaacattttccccCCACAACATATggctcaaatataaaaatatggcgaaatttaaaaacacacatatgtacctacTTATGTATTGCACAAAAACTAACCTAAACGAAGGGTGGGGATGGCACcctttcttaaacattttctccCCACAACATATggctcaaatataaaaatatggcgaaatataaaaacacacatatgtacctacTTATGTATTGCACAAAAACTTACCAAAACGAAGGGTGGGGATGGCACcctttcttaaacattttccacCCACAACATATGGCTCAAAATGCTTAACGCACACATATGAGTTGTGGGGTGGAAGATGCACCGCCGTCGGGATTTTTAAGTTGTCCCTCCATTTTGCCACTTCCTCAGGATCTTTTGGGAACGAAAAAAGGCGTTTTTCGTCCCGCGAACAACCGCGTACGCGACACAATCTatcactcatttttttttttagttttaaattttttgatgttacgcacggcgctttgaaaaaaacgctAAATTTCTACCGCACTTTAACCACTCGAATACACGCACGgcgctttgaaaaaaacgctAAATTTTTAACGCACTTTAACACTCTAAAACCGATTTTAACGCCCGAATTACAGTCCGCCCGTTGGAATTTGCAAGTCGCCTTTGCAATTTCGCAAAACTTGAATCCCGTTACCTTTTTGCGATTGACATTTATTATTCTGGCGCAATTTTCCAAATTCCAAAGGGcgaaataaatcacaaaaaaaaagcaccTGTAATGTCAAATACATTACGCCCCTCACACAAACTTTTCTAATAATATCTTACATTGCTAATTGCTGTTAATAATACTCacttgctgctaaatttacataattcagccccttcctgttaatttttgttgaaaaatgtgtcagtggtgaaattgtcttcgcgagacgagtacccctcgaaaatgaacactttccagtcattaagacttctctattcattaacgttctctggtagATGCGCCagcgaaaatgaaaataaagcaaaaataagaaCGCCTGCCAGCTAAACTAGCTCTCCAATCGGCAGCAGCAACACCATACAGCACTTACCACGCGTTTAGCGACTATCCAATGTCAACGGCTGTAATTGGAATTGAATTGGGTCAAAAACCTCACCCGAAATGCAATTTCAGGACGCGGTGAataaataaatccaaaataaacaagactgagctaaaatagaaacgacaaaagctttgttctgataacttcgagtttatatATTCAAAATACACCCCTCGATGCCCTATTTTATGTGATCTAAAAGCTtgtcgaaagagtgtttcaggtcattaaccggaatgtccttgaggatgtcggtacaagccttttggatggcctctacggaggcaaaacgattttctttcatggccaaatgctattttccgaataggtggaAGTCACAAGGAGCCATATCACGCAAATAcggcgattttttgggtggtggctcgtctggggacttccattcggcactttgacactTTGTTTCacgttcatgttggaaacaccacgtttcaccaccagttaaaatgttgtgaaggaagttctcgtcttttctcgcctctataatgaggtctttcgaatgttgaaatGAAACGTGCATAGACCctttaagcccaaatgatcagttagaaTACGATATATCGATGTTtaggagatattcaactccgattccatgaatttcaactatgatttctgttcatttttgataaatttacgaacaatttcgacgGAGTTTTAGGTGATTACTGATTCTGAGCGGCCcgatgttcattgtcatttatgtcctcacaaccatctctgaaatgtATTAAACAATCATGAACAAATTAAACAATCATGAACTTTGGCacaagatagacaatcatcgccataaacctcttttcatcaattcaaatgttttggtaaacattttaccgattttaaacaaaatgtgATGTTagatctttgttcgaaactcatttttgtaccgatgatacaaacatactgacactttagacgcaataacttcgtttCAAccgaaccgaatgtcaccaagtggAAGTGGAAAGGAAGCTTGCTAGcaatgtaacttccaacgcattacctcattaaaaagatgacgtcatcagaaacatttttataacggctgtcttttgaagtgaaaacttctttagaatcgttgggagtgatttcagactcgatgaaacgaaaaagcgacactacgaagcgttatatgttggtatacgtatatgtgagtggctgcgtactgctagtgagtattgtagtatgtatactacactgcctattacttgctttggtgtttagttcaagcgtcatacgtatgtatgtttgtatgtatgctagtacgtatgtgtgcgcgcctgcgtattacggagccacggtgagcgagaaggcattatgtgtgcctatactacactacctaatacttgcttagaccaagcgccctacgaatgtttgtgtgtatgttagtacgtctgtgtaatatacgcgttacgacgctcataatagcaaccgcgtgtgctgcattgcgtccgtatttttatattcgtaaatattttcatttttaaatatttatcgcaattgcaggcggtgttgcaatataccacaatcaaaaagacggtgctcgtattgtaactccacagatagatctgaatgcacagcaactagaatcactgtctgttcagctctctaaagtgggagaaatatgtgcatgcgagaccagattgagcaatggaaaaacagtatTAATTgttgcaatttatatttcaccgaatcaatcaataaatagcatcacggaattcattcacgaaaatttaataaagtatacaccagaagtatcgcggatacttagaaaagattacgataaagttccaatgattttaagtggcgattttaacgtaaattttgcattggacacagcggttcctttaattgactttctcaacattcaatttaaaaatgtgtaacattcgcactgaatcgacaacacgatcaaaaacaacaattgacgcggtatttcaaagatatgttgacaacatcgaaaccaaagcatttgtatcatattttagctatcataagctactcgtatcatttgttgaaattgaaaacattgaggatgaataataataaaatgaagaaaataaaatatgaactttatagcaatattataatgaacctataattatcccgctcctaatgctgctttcgcctcattctctctcattttgttttacggaaggtttcacttctatcgcgtctaaccgttagactggtattttttttttattgtggacttcaccttgtacatcAGAGCacctattatttttgtatatggaTAGACTTTAGTTTCGCTTACGTTTTCACTTGCTGGTTGTTCCAATCTTCAATTTAGTTCCATTGGAGCTTGAATGGGCTTGCACTGCTCCATAACGAATCGTGTTAAAATCTCCTTGGTATATTTCTGTTTAGATCCTGATGGAATTCTATTCCTAAACGTGTTTTAACAGGGCCAGTGTCCTTTATTTTATCTCAGCTAGGGACTGCTGCAACAACTGTTCAGCATTTGATACTATCAACAAATCATCGATGTAAATCGTAATTAGCATTATCATCTaactttttgtaaaacaaacatGGATCATGGTTCGATGGTGTTTAGCCATAAGCTTCTGATACCATTGCTAACCAGACTGACAAAGACCACATATAGATTTTCTAAGTCTACATACCGTCTTATTACAGCTTTTCAGTAGCTTTTGCCATATCTGGGTCGTGCTCTAGATGCGTTTTGCTTTCGGAGCCTGTGTTGATTAAGACTCTCTTAATGTTACCTTCTTTAGCACCACATCAAGATTTTCAGGTATCTCCATGTAGACATCTTCATCAAGATCGACTTTCAAATACACTGTAatcacatatgtatatctacatAAATGGTAATTTGGTCGCACACCAAATTCAATTATAATTATCAGTGCATTGTCGCTTCTCCGGCGACCCCAAACGATACACTTTGGCTTCTTAGGAATATCTAATGAAAATACATGCTTTTGAGCGAGAGTCAAAtctgttgtttgctttttcCCTTATCAAAACTGTTGAAATAATTTGTACATTTTAGTTACATGGCAACTTTATTTCGTTCTCTTTAGACCTTCTGTCTTTCACTCTTTTCTTAAGCTTTTGCATGCAAGTAGGCTTTGCATTTCTTTCTTGAGTTTTGCTGTTACAAATAAATACTGAATTGTTCTCTCACACGAAATAACGCGTTTTATTCAAAAGGTTATGGGCTCAGATCCCATAGGTCGCGCAAAAATTTCTAAagatcaataattttttcatattaataattaataaaaaaaaaaaaaaattaaaaaagaaaacgtattattttattataatgtcTTCGGAAAGTTacatcaaaattgaaaaactgcAAGATAGCTCACAGTGGCTGAGATGGAAGTTTCAAATGGTACAAATTTTGGAAGCTGGTGATATGTATGGTGTGGTCAACGGAGAAGAGCTATTGTCCAGGACAGGTGAGCAAGAACAAAAGAATTGGCGTAAAATTGATGCTAGAGCTCGCCGGACAATAAGTACAGCATTGGAAAAACAACCGCTTAGACAGATTCTTAACTGTGCTTGTTCGAAGAGTATGTGGGATACACTCAAAAGTGTATACGAGCAAACATCAACAgcgagtgttttgtttttgctgcagaAGTATTACAGTTATGCAAAAGATACAGAAGATGATATTGCGACTTTTTTGTCGAAGTTAATGGAAATTGTACAGAATTTTCGTGTTCAGGGCGAAACCATATCAGACTCGATGATTAtgacaaacattttaatttcgTTGCCCGCGGAATACAATCATTTCCATAGTGCTTGGGAATCGGTGCGTTCATCTGATCAGAATTTGAACACCTTGAGAGCCAGACTGATGGCTGAAGAATTTCGTTTGAgcattcaagaaaaaaataaagtagagGCGTTCGTAGTCAGGCATCAGAATCGGCAAAATACGAAGAAGCAACAAAGTAAAAGCAgctgaacaacaacaaaaggcgCAGGTTTTAAATGTGGTTCTAAAGAACATTTTAAACGGGACTGTCCGCAAATGGCAAAATCCGCAAAGAATGAGACTCAACGTAAAAATGTCGAAGCGCTGGTGTGTGGAGCAAGTGTAAAGGGTAAGCAAGACAGCTGGGTACTTGATTCGGGTGCAACCGATCACATGAGAAAGCGGCGAGATTGGTTCACTACGCTTGAACAGTACAATGATATTGTCAAAGTTGGCGATGGGCGTGCTATTAAAGCAGCAGGAAAAGGTGACATCAATGTTTTAGTTAATGACGGTCAAGAATGGGTGCagaaaattttgacaaatgtgCTTTACGTGCCGGacaatacatataatttgttttcacaAACAAAGGCGCTAGATCGTGGTTTTCATTTTCGATCGGATAGCGGTAACTGCAAATTCGTTAGAAAAGACGGAAGTACTGTTTCAAATGTTGATCAAGGTTCCGGAAATTAGCATGGTAAATATTTCGGTAAGTGAGAAGTTAGCATTGCGTACGTGGCATAATCGACTGGGTCATCAGAATTCGACACATGTTAGGCAGTTCCTCAAGAGCTCCAATGTAGATTTCATTGAAGAGGAATTTACGTGCGAAGGATGCATACTGGGCAAGCAACATAGAGGCAGCTTTAAATCGCGTGAAGTGAAGTCGAAAGGCTGTGGAGAACTCTGTTTTGCGGATGTATGCGGTCCAATGCAAGAAAAATCGATCGGCGGGGCTAGATATTTTCTACTTATTAAAGATGACTCTTCACTTCTACGTTTCGTGTATTTcatgaaagaaaaatcagaAGCACCTGGTGCTATCAAAagttttttgatgcaagctgagaaaatggatcaaaaaatgATCAAGTGAATGCGGACAGACAATGGGCTTGGGTTTGTCAATGATGAGTTGAAGATTACGTCCATTTACCTAAGGAAAAGCGGCGCAAGTCGGATGCAAAATCGTGGAAGGGAATTTTCATCGGGTATGCTGACAATCACAAAGCTATTAGAGTTCGGAACCCAAAAcatcaaaaagttgaaatttcatGTGATGTGCAATTCCTTCCGGAAACAGTGACTTTTAAATTGCAAACAGATAAAATGCAAGAAGAACGCTTTGAAAACTTGCATGACGTTGAGTGTCAAGAAGAAGACACACAAGATAACGACGTTGAGTTTATTGACAACGATGATGCGGTAAATGTAAGCAACAAGAATAACAACGATAGAAGTTGTATAGCTAGTCGTCTACGCAGCAGAACAACTGCACAACATACGGCGGCTATTATGATATGTCAGGAGCCTAAATCATTTGCGGAGGCTATGCAGTCTAATGAACGCGAAAAATGGCAGCAAGCTATAGATGATGAACTTGACTCATTGATCGAAAATGGAACGTGGACACTAGACTGGCCGCAGcttgtatggagaaaaataaaaattgaaaatccaaaagttttcgggtcgtaaaacatgaggttagatgcaa
The Anastrepha ludens isolate Willacy chromosome X, idAnaLude1.1, whole genome shotgun sequence DNA segment above includes these coding regions:
- the LOC128869804 gene encoding uncharacterized protein LOC128869804 — its product is MAKSAKNETQRKNVEALVCGASVKGKQDSWVLDSGATDHMRKRRDWFTTLEQYNDIVKVGDGRAIKAAGKGDINVLVNDGQEWVQKILTNVLYVPDNTYNLFSQTKALDRGFHFRSDSGNCKFVRKDGSTVSNVDQGSGN